TGGCCCCGAAGGTCACCGCGAAGTGGAAGGCCGGGGGCGGGTAGAGCGCCGCCGCCTGCGGTCCCTGCGGACCCTGGGAAGGCGGCGCCCCCGTCGCGCCTGCGGGTCGCGGCGCCGGCGCGCGGGTCACCCGCGCCGACGGTCGCGCCGCGGGCGGCAGCGGCGGGGCGGGCGGGACCGCCATCAGGCGTTGGCGATGACGAGGCCTTCGTGCGCGATCACGATGGTCTCGATCGCCACCTCGTTGCCGGTGGACTTCAGGTCGGTGCTGGTGATCTTGGTCGGCCAGGCGTTGGTCAGCGTCCACACCATCGTGGGTTTGCCGGCCTCGTCCAGGAGACTGATGGTCACCGGCTTGCGCTTGATGGTGTTCATCTTGATCTCGTTGAACCAGTCCCAGAACTTGTTGTCGCCCTTGAAGACGCCCTTCTTCATCGTGACGTCGCTGTACTTCTTCATGCCGGGCATCTTGAGCACCGAGAACGCGGGGCTGTCCCCGTGCCGGTACTCGATGGGTTGCGCTTCCACGTCCAGTCCGGACACTTCCTGGAAGGACATCACCGCCGAATCCCACTTCACTTCGAAGCGGAACTTGGGAAGTGGCCATACCGTGGCCGATTGCGCTGATCCGTCGTCTGCCATTGCCTGCCTCCACGAGGGTTAAGAGGTCGAAAACTTGAGGGGTGCGCGATGCCGCGCCGCGGGCCGGATGCCCACGATGCCGATGGCATCGGGGCTTCGTCCCGTCACGACTTCTGCATCTGCTGCTGGAAGGTGATCTCGATGAACTCGGCCGGGCGGCTGATGGCGACCAGGACGGTCACGCGCAGGATGCCCTCGAGGATGTCCTCGGGCGTCATCGTCTCGCCCAGGCCGACGTGCACGCTGAAGGCGTCGTCGGGGACCGCGCCGGCCAGGCCGCCGCGCTTCCAGATCCCGGTGAGGAAGCTGGAGATCATGCTCTTGATGGTCACCCAGGTATTGGCCACGTTGGGCTCGAACACCATGGCCTTGGAGGCCAGCCGGCAGGACTCCTCCAGCATGATCATCGTGCGGCGCACGTTGATGTAGCGCCAGTCCAGGCTGTTGCCGTCCAGGGTCCGCGCGCCCCAGACCAGCACGCCTTCGCCGATGAAGGAGCGGATCGCGTTGATCGACTTGCCTTGCGTCGTGACGTTGAGGTCTTCCTGGTCCTCGTGCGAGATGGTGACCTCGGGCGACACGACGCCGTTGAGGCTGACGTTGGCGGGCGCCTTCCAGACGCCGCGGCTGTTGTCGACCATCGTGTACACGCCGGCCATCGCGGCCGAGGGCGGCAGCAGGTTGAGCCGGTTGCGCGCCTCGGTCATCACCGTGTTGTAGAGCGGGCTCATCGAGACCAGGCTCTTGTGCAGCAGCGACTTGTGCGTCTCCACCGCGACGGCGAGCGCGGCGGGCGTCAGCGCCTTCTGCTTCTCCAGGTCGGACTTGGTGGAGGTGTTCACCATGTCCGTCACGTACTTCGTCCAGTCCTCGTCGGTCTTGACGATGTCGGCCACGGCCTGCGTCTGCTGCGCGGTGCGCGGGGGCATGGCGGGGTCGACGGCCTCGGGCAGCGACAGCTCCTGGCGCAGCAGCTGGGCCAGCAGCGCCGGGTTGGCGATGCGGGTGTAGTCCAGGTCCTTGTCCTGCACGACGGTCGTGTTGACCCACGGGTAGTAGGCCGTCGCGAAGTCCAGGAAGTTGACGCCCAGGTCGTTGCGGAAGCCCTCGATGGGATCGCCGCCCGGGTCCTTGCGGTCCAGGTAGCCGTTCCAGACGTCCAGGATGGCGATGCGGTTGCGCATGCGGCCGCCGCAATGCTGCAGCATGGCCTGCTGGACCGCGACGCAGTCGGCGCGCTTGAGCAGCACCGCGTCGGGGATGACCAGCATGGTCGGCTCCTGCTCCTTGATGAGCGTGTCGATGCCGTCGGTCAGTTGCTGTGCCTCCACCAGGCCGCCGTAGTTGCCCACGGAGACGATGTAGCAGGGGCCGCCGCCG
This genomic stretch from Mitsuaria sp. 7 harbors:
- a CDS encoding phage tail protein is translated as MADDGSAQSATVWPLPKFRFEVKWDSAVMSFQEVSGLDVEAQPIEYRHGDSPAFSVLKMPGMKKYSDVTMKKGVFKGDNKFWDWFNEIKMNTIKRKPVTISLLDEAGKPTMVWTLTNAWPTKITSTDLKSTGNEVAIETIVIAHEGLVIANA
- a CDS encoding phage tail sheath C-terminal domain-containing protein, with protein sequence MAMKTPGVYIVEKNAFPNSVVEVATAVPAFVGYTRRAENGGKSLLNKPWRISSMAEYHTYFGHGPDPHLTIAEAPANTRSDFRGDDKDYALTQADGADGGRFLLYHGMVHFFQNGGGPCYIVSVGNYGGLVEAQQLTDGIDTLIKEQEPTMLVIPDAVLLKRADCVAVQQAMLQHCGGRMRNRIAILDVWNGYLDRKDPGGDPIEGFRNDLGVNFLDFATAYYPWVNTTVVQDKDLDYTRIANPALLAQLLRQELSLPEAVDPAMPPRTAQQTQAVADIVKTDEDWTKYVTDMVNTSTKSDLEKQKALTPAALAVAVETHKSLLHKSLVSMSPLYNTVMTEARNRLNLLPPSAAMAGVYTMVDNSRGVWKAPANVSLNGVVSPEVTISHEDQEDLNVTTQGKSINAIRSFIGEGVLVWGARTLDGNSLDWRYINVRRTMIMLEESCRLASKAMVFEPNVANTWVTIKSMISSFLTGIWKRGGLAGAVPDDAFSVHVGLGETMTPEDILEGILRVTVLVAISRPAEFIEITFQQQMQKS